The sequence TTTGGGTTGTTGGGATATTGCGATCGAGAACCCAACCTCCGCAGCCAAGTCAGTGGTAGAGTTATAGTAGCCTTACCCTTCATTTCCCAGCAACAATGGCAAAACAAAGGTTTCGCTAAACTCCCCAGTTGTCCGCCGCTTCTTTTCCAAGAAAATCTGTTTTTAGAAACCGAAAACCCTACATTTTTTGAGAAGATTCGTCAAACTTCCCCCATAATTAAAGGCAGAAAACTAAACCCAGAACAATGGAAATTACTATTATCAGTATTAGGAGGAAATCCGGTTTTTCGCCAAAGAAAGAACCTCACCCCCTCAGTCCCCCTCTCCGTAGACGGAGAGGGGGAAGTTAGAGGTGTATTTCCTCGTATTTCGCTAAACAAAGAGAAGGAAATTAAAAGTGCATTTCTCCCCCTCTCCGTCTACGGAGAGGGGGTAGGGGGGAGAGGTTCCCGCGCCAGCATCCTAGAACAAGTACGACAAAACCTATCAGAATTCGACTTACAACAAGAAAATATTGGCAAACAAATTCCCCCTGGAATGCAAAGAATTCGCGGAATTGCAGGTTCAGGAAAAACCGTTTTATTATGTCAAAAAGCGGCGAATATGCACTTAAAATATCCCGAATGGGACATTGCTTTAGTGTTTTTTACTCGCAGTTTATACGAACAAATCATTACCCAAATAGATAAATGGATACGCCGCTTTAGTCATAACGAAGTCCAGTATAATCCAAACAACGAAAAGTTGCGCGTACTCCACGCTTGGGGTGCAAAAAATCAACCTGGACTGTACAGCGTTATTTGTGAAGCAGCGAACGCCCCCAGGTTAACAGTTTTTGATACTGAAAATAAACAACCCAATGAATCTTTAGCAGAAGTTTGTAGTTTCCTTTTAGAAAAATCCTCAATTCCCCAAATCTTTGACGCTATTTTAATCGATGAAGGTCAAGATTTGATTGTTGATGATGAATTCAAATTTCAAGATAAACAACCTTTTTATTGGATGGCGTATCAAGCATTACGACCTTTTGATGAACACCATCCCGAACAACGCCGCTTAATTTGGGCGTATGACGAAGCGCAAAGTTTAGATTGTTTAAATATTCCCACCGCAGGCGAATTATTTGGTGATGAATTAGCGCATTTAGTAACAGGTCAATATCCCGATGGTATCAAGAAAACGGAAATTATTCACCGATGTTATCGGACTCCTGAGCCTATTGTAACTGCTGCTCATGCGATGAGTATGGGTTTGCTACGTCGCGGGGGAATGGTATCAGGAATTACCCGAACGGAAGATTGGAAAGCGTTAGGTTATGAAGTGCAAGGTCGGTTTACTCGCGGTCAACAAGTTACTCTCAAACGTTTCACCCAAGATTCTCCAAATATTATCACAAAACTTTGGGAAAAGCCAGTTTTAGAGTTTGAAACTTATCCTTCTCGGCAGGCAGAGTTAAGGGGTTTAGCTGATAGTATTATAGAGGTGGTGTTGTGCGATCGCCTCCAGCCCAGCAAAGAAATTTTAGTGATAGTTTTAGGTTCATTTTTTGAGGCTATGCAATTAGAAAATCATGTCGCTGAGTTCTTAATGTCGGAAGGTATCGATATATTTATTCCGGGGACAACTGATTGTAACATTTTAAAAGCTGATTCTGAAAATAGTGACCCTAATAAATTCTGGTGTGAAGGCGGCGTTACTGTCTCCCGAATTCATCGCGCCAAAGGTAACGAAGCAGACATGGTTTATGTAGTTGGATTAGATAATATAGCCAAAGACGAAAGTAATATTAGATTAAGAAATCAACTATTTATCGCTTTAACCAGAACTCGCGCTTGGGTAAAATTAAGCGGTGTTGGTAACTATCAAATGTATGAAGAAATGCGCCGAGTAATTGCCAGTGGCGACACCTTTACCTTTACCTTCAATCATCGCCCAAAACGCGAAATCAGCGTCACCGATGCCGGAGAATTGTTGAAAAGATACGCCGCCGGAGGGAGAAACTTTCAAAATGCAGATTTGCGAGGAATTCAGTTAGCTGGTGCTAATTTACGAGGGGCTAATTTAATTAGTGCTAAGTTGAACAATGCTAGTTTAAGTAATGCAAAATTGGATAGCGCAAAATTGGTAATTGCTGATTTGAGTAATGCAGATTTA comes from Phormidium ambiguum IAM M-71 and encodes:
- a CDS encoding pentapeptide repeat-containing protein, with product MNQHSQLDYKFVATEPLGKSGQKGERQVWETVKKVFAQRECLAYWRYPIFCEFRKVRKEPDILIADIELGLIVIEVKSITIDQIFAINGHRWELRNFYTNSSNPYEQAENQLFGLLGYCDREPNLRSQVSGRVIVALPFISQQQWQNKGFAKLPSCPPLLFQENLFLETENPTFFEKIRQTSPIIKGRKLNPEQWKLLLSVLGGNPVFRQRKNLTPSVPLSVDGEGEVRGVFPRISLNKEKEIKSAFLPLSVYGEGVGGRGSRASILEQVRQNLSEFDLQQENIGKQIPPGMQRIRGIAGSGKTVLLCQKAANMHLKYPEWDIALVFFTRSLYEQIITQIDKWIRRFSHNEVQYNPNNEKLRVLHAWGAKNQPGLYSVICEAANAPRLTVFDTENKQPNESLAEVCSFLLEKSSIPQIFDAILIDEGQDLIVDDEFKFQDKQPFYWMAYQALRPFDEHHPEQRRLIWAYDEAQSLDCLNIPTAGELFGDELAHLVTGQYPDGIKKTEIIHRCYRTPEPIVTAAHAMSMGLLRRGGMVSGITRTEDWKALGYEVQGRFTRGQQVTLKRFTQDSPNIITKLWEKPVLEFETYPSRQAELRGLADSIIEVVLCDRLQPSKEILVIVLGSFFEAMQLENHVAEFLMSEGIDIFIPGTTDCNILKADSENSDPNKFWCEGGVTVSRIHRAKGNEADMVYVVGLDNIAKDESNIRLRNQLFIALTRTRAWVKLSGVGNYQMYEEMRRVIASGDTFTFTFNHRPKREISVTDAGELLKRYAAGGRNFQNADLRGIQLAGANLRGANLISAKLNNASLSNAKLDSAKLVIADLSNADLSNASLRKAKLMGAILRDANLSGVDLSRADLSDADLRNAKLVGANLLGANLNAVDLTNADLTGANIEGVELGDMSLLG